A portion of the Rhinolophus sinicus isolate RSC01 linkage group LG03, ASM3656204v1, whole genome shotgun sequence genome contains these proteins:
- the LG03H15orf48 gene encoding normal mucosa of esophagus-specific gene 1 protein: MNLFQMLRKKKELIPLVVIMTVAASGASSFAVYSLKKTDVILDRKRNPEPWESVDPNVPRKLITINQEWKPIEELQKVRRATK; the protein is encoded by the exons ATGAACTTATTCCAAATgctgaggaaaaagaaggaa CTTATTCCTTTGGTGGTGATCATGACGGTGGCAGCGAGTGGAGCTTCGTCTTTTGCTGTATATTCCCTTAAAAAAACTGATGTGAT cctTGATCGAAAAAGGAATCCAGAGCCTTGGGAAAGTGTGGACCCTAATGTACCTCGAAAG CTTATAACAATCAACCAAGAATGGAAGCCAATTGAAGAATTGCAGAAGGTCCGAAGGGCAACCAAATGA